The following is a genomic window from Magnetospirillum sp..
CCGAAGAGCGCGATCAAAGCGCTCGTGGTCAAGGCCGAGCCCAGAATATTGACGAGGTTGTTGCCGAGCAACACGGCGCTGATGAACTGGTCGCGCTGGTCGCGCAGGCGGTTCACGAGACCGGCCCGGCGTGAGCCCTGGCGCTCCATCTCAGCAAGGCGCGGGCGCGACGCAGACGTGATCGAGGTCTCGACCGCCGACAAGAGGGCCGCCACGACAAGCAGCACGATCACGGCCACGACCACGAACCAATTGGGCAGGTCCGGCATGGAGGGCAATTCGAACCCTTCGAAATTCATCGTCCGGCCTCCGCGGTCATGAAGCCCCGCAAGGCGGCCGCATCGATGTCGGACGCCACGAAGGCTTTGCCGATACCGCGTGCGAGAATGAACGTGAGTTTGCCGTCGCGCACTTTTTTGTCGTGTCCCATATGGTCGATCAATGTGGATGCAGCAAAGCCGCGCTGCGTGTCGAGGCGCGTGGGCAGGCCCGTGGCGTCAAGATGGGCCGCAACGCGCGCCGCCTCAGGTGCCGCACAAAGTCCGAGCTTGGCCGAAAAATCGAACGCCTGGCGCATGCCGATCGCCACGGCTTCGCCGTGCAAGAGATCGAGGCCGAAACCAGTTTCGGCCTCCAGCGCATGGCCGAATGTGTGGCCGAGATTGAGAAGGGCGCGCAAGCCTGCCTCGCGCTCGTCGGCCGCCACAATGCGCGCTTTGGCGGCAACGGCTGCGCGTACGGCGGTGCGACGCGCATCGCCCGATCCAGCGAGCACGGCAGCCGCATTGGCCTCGCACCACGCGAAGAAGGCCGGATCGTCGATGAGGCCGTATTTGACCGTCTCGGCATAGCCTGCGCGCAGTTCGCGGGGCGCCAGCGTGTCGAGCGTGCCGAGATCGCACAGCACCAGACGCGGCTGGTGGAAGGCGCCGACGAGGTTTTTGCCGTAGCGCGTGTTGACCGCCGTTTTGCCGCCGACCGAGCTGTCGACTTGGGCGAGCAGCGTGGTCGGGCATTGCACGAAATCCACGCCGCGCAGCAGCAAAGCGGCTGCAACGCCGGTCATGTCGCCGATCACCCCACCGCCCAAGGCCAGCAGAATGTCGCCGCGCTCGGGCCGGTGGGCCAGCACCGCGTCCAGCAGCGTGCCAAGATGCGCCCAGTCCTTGCTGGTTTCGCCGGGCGGCTGCACGAAGGTTTTGTGGACAAGCCCGGCAGCGTCCAAGCCTGCCTCGAGGCGCGGCAGATGCAACGCGGCAACTGTGCTGTCGGTCACGACGAACACGCGCTTGGCTGGCCGCACCACCAAGATCGCAGCCCCGGCCGTCTCGAGCAGGCCAGCGCCGATTTTGACGTCGTAGCTGCGCTGGTCGAGGGCAACGCGCACTGTGTCGGCGGCACCGCTCATGGCGATCCCGCCTCGACGCCGGGCTGCGCGCAATAGGCCGAGATGGCGGTGATCACGCGCTGCGTGGTTTCGTCGGGCGACGCTTCGCTCGACTGAACATGGAGATCGGCCAGCGCATAGATTGGGTCGCGAGCGGCCATCAGCTGCGCCAAAATCTCACGCGGATCGCCGCTGTTGAGCAGCGGGCGGTGCGTGCGCTTGGCCGTGCGTCGCACCAGCGTGTCGAGATCGGCCTGCAGCCACACGGATAGACCGCGCTGCTTGATCGCGTCGCGCGTCTGCGGATCCATGAAAGCGCCGCCGCCCGTGGCCATTACGCCGCGCGCACCCTCAAGCAGGCGCAAGATCACGCGCCGTTCGACGTCGCGGAACGCCGTCTCGCCGTAAAGTTCGAAAATCTCGGCGATCGAGCAGCCGGCTGCCGTCTCGACCTCGCGGTCGGTATCCACAAACGGCAGGCCAATGCGCGCAGCCAAGCGCTTGCCGATCGCACTCTTGCCGGCTCCCATCAAGCCGACCATCACGATCGAACGCTGGGCCCGCACAAGCGGCGTGCTCGCCGCTTCGGGCGGCATCGGGGACGAAAACGATAAGGTCATCGTTGTCAGGACGTGGGAACGCGAAAACGCCGCACCGCACCCGACGTTTCGGTGCGTGCGTGAACCTCGCCTTTCCTCTTGCGCAACTGCCTCATGGCAAGCGAGTGTAGCAAACCACGCTGCCGCCTGCACGAGGCTCGCGAGGAATCGTTTTTTGTACACGCTTTCAAGGGTTTGACAGAAGATGCGACGCCCCTTTCTGCTCATTCTTGTGGTCGTTGCGGCGGCCCTTGCCGCCGGGGTGTCGTTCCTGGCGAGCTGGGATATCCCTGCACCGACCGCGCGAATCGAAAAGACGATCCCCAATGACCGCCTGCCGCGCTGACCGCACCATGCGTGCCCTGCTGATCGCACCGCTTATGGCCGCGGGGCTGCTGGCCGCCGGTGCGGCTGCACCTGCTTTCGCCCAAAACCCCGGCTCGAACCTGCTGCGTCCGCCGCCGCCGCGCGTCGAACCGCCGCCTGCCGCGACAGCCGATCCTGCGGGTGAGGCAGCCCCGCGCACCACGCCGCAACTGCAAGCACCGGCCGGGATCGAGGTCGAAGTCGCCCGCCCGCTCGACCCAGAGGCGATCGGTCTTATCGATGCGGCGCGCGGCGGCTTTCCGCCCGATGCGTGGGCGGCGAGCGGGCGTGCTTTTGCCGAGCGCCTTGTGCGCGACCTGCCCGCCCCGCTTGCCTCGCAGCCTTTGCGCGAATTGGCGTGGCGCACGCTTGCTTCGACAGCGGCAGGACCGCTGGTGGCGACGTCGCTCGCCGCACCGGGTGCAAACGCCCAAGCGAACTTCGCGGGCTTGCGCGCAGGCCGGCTGCGCGCCCTTGGCGACATCGAATCGGCGGCCGAGCTTGCACGCCGCATTCCCGACCGCATGACGGATCCCGCCCTTGCGCGCCTGCTGATCGACGCGGCGTTTCTGGCGCAGGCCGACGAGCGGGCCTGTGCGCTGGTGCGCGAAGCGCTGGCGCGCGGCCGCGACGTGGCGCTGCAGAAGGCGCTGATGTTCTGCCAGGCCATAGCTGGCGACGGCGACCGCGCCCAGCTGGGCTTGGCGATGCTGCGCGACCAGGGCGCACCCGAAGACCCCGCGTTTGTGACCCTGCTGCTCGCGATCGGCGGCGACGGGCGCGGCGTGCGCGTCGATACCTTGCGCAATGCCGATCCGCTGTCGCTCGCCATGCTGCGCGCCGCCAAGGTTGCCCCGCCTGCCGACAGCGTGCAGAGCAACGACCCCGCCGTGCTTGCCGCCCTTGCGCGCGGCGATTGGGGCACGCCCGAATTTCGCTTGGCTGCCGCCGAACGCGCCGAAGCATTCGGCGCCATGCCGGCGGGCGAACTTGCCGATTTCTACCGCGCCATCGAACTCACCGCCGCCCAGTCGGCCGATCCGGCGGCGTTTGCGCGCGGCGACGGCGGTCCGCGCGGGCGGGCGGCCTTGTTCAAAGCCGCCGACGCAGCCCCGATCGGCCCTGCCCGCCTCACCGCGCTGCAGGCTTTGTGGAACCATGGCCGCGAGCGCGGCGGCTACGCCACGTTGGCGCGCGCGAGCGTGGTCTTGCTGGCGCAGACGCCGCCCTCGTCCGACACTCGTTTTGCCGCCGCCGATGCCGCGCGCGCCCTGTTGATGGCGGGCGAGCGCGAAGCCGCAACGGGCTGGATCCGGCTTGTACGCGCGGCCCAAATCGGCGGCGACACGGCGGCGACCAACGAGGCCGCACGCATCTGGTTGCTCGCAACTCTGGCCGGCATCGAGACCGGCGAAGCGCGCAGCTCGCCCCGCCTTGCCGCCTGGCGCCAAGCGCTCGACGCAAGCGACGCGCGTACTGCCCCAGCCCGCGCATCGCTTGGCGTTGCCCTGCTGAGCGGCCTTGGGCATCTGCCGGGCGGCGGGGCCGCCCTGGCTTTTCCGCAAACAGCACTCGAGCGCCAGACCGCAAGCTTGCCGCATCCAGCGTTGGTAACGGCACTCCACGAGGCGGGGATCGGCGGCAGGCCCGCCGAATGCGCCTTGCTCGTTGTGCATATGCTGGGCGGCGAGGGTGCAGCGGGTGCCCCCGTCTATGTGCTGCTCTCGGTGCTCGATGGTCTGCGCGCGGTCGGCCTCGAGGAAAATGCACGCCTGCTGGCCCTCGAATCCGCGATCGCGTCGGGGCTTTAGGCGTTCGGGCGATGGCGCGCGGCCGGCCGCCTGCTCCCAAGCCCGATCTGTCGCGCCACGCGACGCTGTTTCTCGAAATGATGCGCGCCGAGCGCAACGCGTCGGCCCATACCGAGCGCGCCTATTCGGTCGATCTTGCCGATTACGAAGCCTTTTTGGCCGCACGCGGCAGCAGCGTGCTGGCGTGCGATGCCGCCCTTGCGCGCGCCTACATGGCCAAGCTTGCGGCCCGCGCATTGAGCCCGCGCAGTGCAGCGCGCCGGCTTTCGGCGATGCGCCAGCTGCATCGTTTTCTGCTGGCCGAAAACCATCGCGCCGACGACCCGCTGACGAGCCTCGAGGCCCCGCGCATCGGCCGGCCGCTGCCCAAGATCTTGGCCGAAGACGAAGTCGCGCGCCTCATCGATGCCGCCCGCAGCCACACCGCCAAAGACGGCGGGCGGCTCATGTGCTTCCTCGAAGTGCTCTATTCGAGCGGGCTGCGCGTGTCGGAACTGGCCGGGCTCAAAGTGTCGGCCCTCGCGCGCGACGGCTCGTTTTTGATCGTGCGCGGCAAGGGCGACAAAGAACGCTTGATCCCGCTTGCCGCCCCTGCGCTTGCCGCGATCGCGGCGTGGCGGCAGGCGCGCGACAAGCGCAGCCCCAAAGCCGCCAAATCGCTCTATCTGTTCCCGAGTGCAGCCAAAGCCGGGCACCTTACGCCTGCGCGCATTGCCCAGCTCCTCAAGGCGTTGGCGCCGCGCGCCGGGATTGCGCCGCAGCGCCTGTCGCCGCACGTGCTGCGGCATGCGTTTGCAAGCCATCTCGTCGATCGCGGGGCCGATCTGCGCGCGGTGCAGCAGATGCTGGGCCATGCCGACATCGCCACAACCCAGATCTACACCCATGTCGGCGGCGAACGCCTGAAACAGGTTGTGGCCAAACACCATCCGCTGGCGCGCCGTCGCTGAAAGGGGGCGCAAAAACAACCGTCTTGCGCTTGTAACGCGCAAATTCAAAGGTTACACCAGCAAGACGAACATTTTGCCGGAGTCGCCCGGCGCTGTAAGGGATCCTGCCGATGGCTGCCAAAAAGAAGCCCGCCAAGAAATCCGCTGCGAAAAAGCCGGTTGCCAAACCGGCAAACGGCAAAAAAGCGACGCAAAAGAAACCACTTGCGGCCAAAAAGTCGGTCCCGGCCAAGAAGCCGATCGCGGCCAAAAAGCCCGCTCCGCCCGCGAAAAAAGCGCCTGCCGCCAAAAAGCCGGCCCCCGCCCCCAAAAAACCGCCGGTCGCGGCCAAGAAACCGGCCCCAGCGCCCAAAAAACCGGTCCTCGCCCCGAAATCGGCCGCAAAAGCGCCCACCAAGTCGGCTGCGGCGCCAGCGCCAGCGCCGGCGAAATTGGCCCCTGCGAAAGCTGCCCCGGCCAAACCGGTTGCGGCAGCCCCGGCTGGCAAACCGGTCACGGCCAAAGCCCCGCCGGCCAAGCCCGTCGCCGTTGCCCCACCGCCGCCGCCGCCCAAGCTGCCCGTGAAGGGTCCCGGCGGCACCGTGCTGCCCGACGACGGCGTGAAGCTCGACGCCAAGGTGCAGCCTGCACAGTTGGCGATTCTGACACCCGAGGCGATCGCCTTCGTGGTCGAGCTCGAGCGCAAATTCGGCGCACGCCGCCGCGACCTGTTGACCGCGCGCACGGCCCGCCAGGCGCGTCTCGATGCCGGCGAAAAACCCGATTTTTCGCCGATGACGCGCAGCGTGCGCGAAGGCGACTGGACGGTCGCCCCACTGCCCAAAGACATCCTCGATCGCCGCGTCGAAATTACCGGCCCCGTCGACCGCAAGATGGTCATCAACGCGCTCAACTGCGGTGCGAACGTGTTCATGGCCGATTTCGAGGACGCCTCCGCGCCAAGCTGGAACAATCTCGTCGACGGCCAGATCAATCTGCGCGACGCGGTCGCGGGCACCATCGCCTACAGCGATCCAGCCTCCGGCAAAAGCTACAAGCTCAATCCGAAACACGCCGTGCTGTTCGTGCGCCCGCGCGGGCTCGCCTTGCCCGAAAAGCATCTGACGGTCGACGGCAAGCCGATGGCAGGCGCCTTCTTCGATTTCGGTCTCTATTTCTTCCACAATGCCAAAGCGCTGCTCAAAAACGGCTCGGGCCCGTATTTCTACCTGCCCAAGCTCGAAAGCCATCTCGAGGCGCGGCTGTGGAACGACATTTTCGTGCATGCGCAGACCGCCCTCGGCATCAAGGCTGGCTCGATCAAGGCGACGGTGCTCATCGAAACGATCCTTGCCGCATTCGAGATGGACGAGATCCTCTACGAGCTGCGCGAGCATTCGGCCGGGCTCAATTGCG
Proteins encoded in this region:
- the aroB gene encoding 3-dehydroquinate synthase, which translates into the protein MSGAADTVRVALDQRSYDVKIGAGLLETAGAAILVVRPAKRVFVVTDSTVAALHLPRLEAGLDAAGLVHKTFVQPPGETSKDWAHLGTLLDAVLAHRPERGDILLALGGGVIGDMTGVAAALLLRGVDFVQCPTTLLAQVDSSVGGKTAVNTRYGKNLVGAFHQPRLVLCDLGTLDTLAPRELRAGYAETVKYGLIDDPAFFAWCEANAAAVLAGSGDARRTAVRAAVAAKARIVAADEREAGLRALLNLGHTFGHALEAETGFGLDLLHGEAVAIGMRQAFDFSAKLGLCAAPEAARVAAHLDATGLPTRLDTQRGFAASTLIDHMGHDKKVRDGKLTFILARGIGKAFVASDIDAAALRGFMTAEAGR
- a CDS encoding shikimate kinase; its protein translation is MTLSFSSPMPPEAASTPLVRAQRSIVMVGLMGAGKSAIGKRLAARIGLPFVDTDREVETAAGCSIAEIFELYGETAFRDVERRVILRLLEGARGVMATGGGAFMDPQTRDAIKQRGLSVWLQADLDTLVRRTAKRTHRPLLNSGDPREILAQLMAARDPIYALADLHVQSSEASPDETTQRVITAISAYCAQPGVEAGSP
- a CDS encoding tyrosine recombinase, with amino-acid sequence MARGRPPAPKPDLSRHATLFLEMMRAERNASAHTERAYSVDLADYEAFLAARGSSVLACDAALARAYMAKLAARALSPRSAARRLSAMRQLHRFLLAENHRADDPLTSLEAPRIGRPLPKILAEDEVARLIDAARSHTAKDGGRLMCFLEVLYSSGLRVSELAGLKVSALARDGSFLIVRGKGDKERLIPLAAPALAAIAAWRQARDKRSPKAAKSLYLFPSAAKAGHLTPARIAQLLKALAPRAGIAPQRLSPHVLRHAFASHLVDRGADLRAVQQMLGHADIATTQIYTHVGGERLKQVVAKHHPLARRR
- the aceB gene encoding malate synthase A, translating into MAAKKKPAKKSAAKKPVAKPANGKKATQKKPLAAKKSVPAKKPIAAKKPAPPAKKAPAAKKPAPAPKKPPVAAKKPAPAPKKPVLAPKSAAKAPTKSAAAPAPAPAKLAPAKAAPAKPVAAAPAGKPVTAKAPPAKPVAVAPPPPPPKLPVKGPGGTVLPDDGVKLDAKVQPAQLAILTPEAIAFVVELERKFGARRRDLLTARTARQARLDAGEKPDFSPMTRSVREGDWTVAPLPKDILDRRVEITGPVDRKMVINALNCGANVFMADFEDASAPSWNNLVDGQINLRDAVAGTIAYSDPASGKSYKLNPKHAVLFVRPRGLALPEKHLTVDGKPMAGAFFDFGLYFFHNAKALLKNGSGPYFYLPKLESHLEARLWNDIFVHAQTALGIKAGSIKATVLIETILAAFEMDEILYELREHSAGLNCGRWDYIFSFIKKFATRPACLMPDRGQVTMVSHFMRAYSQLAIKTCHKRNVHAMGGMAAQIPIKDDAAANEAAMDKVRIDKEREAADGHDGTWVAHPGLVAIAKAAFDDKMKDANQIARKRQDVHVAAADLLQVPAGTATEAGLRQNCAVGIGYLEAWLRGQGCVPLYNLMEDAATAEISRAQVWQQLHHEAHLDDGRAVEKSFVRKIVDEELEKLKKSVGAERYVKGRYKEAAKMFLELVEAENFPEFLTLPAYDWLVANEAKLG